GGGAGCAGGTCAATTACGCGGTCGTTGGAATTGGCATCAACTGCAACCACACCCTTGCGGACTTTCCAGCCGCCCTTCAGACGTCGGCAACCTCGCTTGCATTGGCTGCAGGTAAGCCTGTGTCCCGACTGCAGGTGGCTCGGTCACTCTACCGGCATCTGGACGCCTGGTATCTCCGCTTTGCCAAGGGGTGGCGCGAGCCGATTCTGACCCGGCTCAGTGCACTGTCCGGGACACTCGGACGATGGGTGCGGGTCGAGACCGGCGGGGAACAGTATGAGGCCTTTGCCGAGGCGATCAACCAGGATGGGTCCCTTCGAATCCGCTTGCCAGGTGGAGAGATTCGCGATCTCATGTCAGGTGAGGTCAGCATCCGATGACCGAGGATGACCGCCAACCAAGAGCTCGGAGGGACCTTCCTCGGCGGCGCCAAATTCTCCGAGGACGTGATGCGCCGGGGCAGCGGTACGCATGCTTAGGCGTTTTCATTCGCCAATGTGGGCCACCCCCGCCTGCGCTGCGCTTTCCGAATGCCTTCGGAACCAACGCAAGCCAGATGTCGCCTGCCTCGGAAGGAACCCCCTCCTCTCTCTTGTCTCTTGGGCACATCGGACGTCGCACCTCGGACCTTAAGCCGTGAACGGTGAACGCTGAACTATATACCCTTAACTCTAATCTCTAGACTCTCAACTCTCTACTATCAACTATGCTCTTAGCGATCGACATTGGAAACACGAACATCGTGCTCGGGCTCTTCCGGGAACGGGAGCTCGTACACCATTGGCGGGTCGGCACGCGGCGGGATGAGACGAGTGATGAGTATGGGATTCTCCTGAAAAACCTCTTCGAGGTGGTGGGAGTTCCTCGGTCAGCGGTTTCCGAGCTGATTATTGCCTCGGTCGTTCCGCCGCTTCAGCCCGTCTTTGAAGAGTTGGCCAGCAGCTATTTCCAGGTGACTCCCTTAGTGGTCGGGCCTGGGATCCGGACCGGGGTGCCAATCCTCTACGATAACCCTCGCGAGGTGGGGGCAGACCGTATCGTCAACGCCGTTGCGGCCTACGAGACCTATGGTGGTCCCGCCATCGTGGTTGATTTTGGGACCGCCACCACCTTTGATGCAATTTCGTCAAAGGGGGAGTACCTTGGCGGAGTCATCGCGCCGGGGGTCGGGATATCGGCCGAGGCGCTTTTTGAGCGGGCGGCCAAGTTGCCACGGGTCGAGATCGTGCGCCCCAAAATAGTGATTGGAAAGAACACGGTTGGGAGTATCCAAGCCGGTCTGTTTTATGGATATCTTGGTCTCGTGGACGGAATTGTGCGCCGCATGGTCAAAGAGATGGAGCGGCAACCCGAGGTTATCGGCACGGGTGGCTTGGCCCATCTGATCCTGCCCGAATCAGAGACCGTCAGCCGGATCGACCCCCTCCTGTCCCTGAAGGGTCTACAGATCCTCTTCGACCGGAACCGCTGAGACGAAGATCCAGAATTGTCTCGCCCGCTCTTCGGAGCTTCCGCCAACCAGCGACTTGACCCCTCACCCTCCTCACCACCTCGCATTCAGGCGGTGGTTCGGCGTCAAGGTTTCCGCTTGCGCTGGCCGGCCCGCAAGACCTTTTTGCGCAACCGGAAGGCGTGGGGTGTGGCCTCCACCAACTCGTCCTCGCGGATGAACTCGAGGGTCTGCTCGAGGCTGAGCCGCCGAGGCGGGGCGAGGTGCGCCATCTCGTCGGCGGTGGACGAGCGCATGTTCGTGAGCTTTTTTTCCTTGGTGATGTTCACGTCCAGGTCGTTGGGCCGGGAGTGTTCCCCGACGATCATACCCTCGTAGACTTCCTCGCCGGGGGAAATGAAGAGGGTACCCCGGGGCTGGAGGTGCTCGATGGCGTATGCGGTGGCACGCCCCGGTCGGTCTGCCACCAGGGTGCCGGTGAAGCGGTGGGCGATGTTCCCCTGCCAGGGCTCGTAGCCATCGAACAGGTGGTGCATGATGCCGCTGCCCTTGGTCTCGGTCAAGAACTCGGTGCGGAAGCCGAGCAGGCCCCGGGAGGGGACTCGGAACTCGAGGCGCACCCGGCCGCTGCCGTGGTTGACCATCTGGATCATGTGTCCCTTGCGGGGACCCATCTTCTGGGTCAGGGCACCGATGAATTCCTCGGGAGAATCAATGAGCAATTGCTCCATGGGCTCGTGGAGGACGCCGTCGATGGAACGCGTGAGGACCTGCGGCTTGCCGACCGCCATCTCGTGGCCCTCCCGCCGCATCATCTCAATAAGGATGGCCATCTGGAGCTCGCCCCGACCTGAGACGGAGAAGACGTCGGGTGACTCGGTCTCCTCGACCCGGATCGAGACATTGTACAGCACCTCCTTGTCCAGCCGTTCCCGGAGCTTCCTCGAGGTGGCATACTGTCCCTCGCGGCCCGCCATGGGTGAGTTGTTGACATAGAAGAGCATGGCGATCGTCGGCTCATCAACATGGATCGGAGGCAGGGGCCTGGGGTCTTCCACCGCAGACAGGGTCTCACCGATGTTCACCCTTTCGATCCCGGTCACGGCCACGATGTCACCGGGTCCGGCCTCCGCAATCTCGATCCGGCGCAGGCCCTCGTACCCGTAAAGCCCGGTGACTTTGGAGGACACCACCTGGCCGTCGAGGCGGCAGAGGGCTACGGCCTGCCCCTTGGAGAGGCGGCCGTTGAAGATCCGGCCCACGGCCAGGCGGCCCACGTAATCATCGTAGCCCAGGGTGGTAATCAGGAACTGAAGGGGGCTGTCGGGCTCGTAGGTGGGGGCCGGTATGGTACGCAGGATCTCCTCGAAGAGAGGGGTGAGGGGCGTGTCCTTGCCGTCGGGACTGGTGCGGCATATGCCCTTGCGGGCATTGCAGTAGTAGACAGGGAACTCCAGCTGCTCCTCCGTGGCATCGAGATCGATGAAGAGATCGTAGATCTCGTCCAGGACCTCTGACGGTCGGGCGTCGCCGCGGTCGATCTTGTTGATCAGCACGATGGGGACCAGCCTGGCCTCCAGGGCTTTGCGGAGCACGAAGCGAGTCTGGGGCAGGGGCCCCTCGCTGGCGTCCACTAGCAGCAGTACCCCATCAACCATGTTGAGGGTGCGCTCGACCTCGCCTCCGAAGTCGGCGTGACCCGGAGTGTCCACGATGTTGATGTGGGTCGTGTGGTAGACGATGGCGGTGTTCTTGGCCATGATGGTGATGCCCTTTTCCCGCTCCAGGTCGATGGAGTCCATGACCCGCTCCACGACTGACTCGTTGTCGCGGAAGATGCCGCTCTGCCAGAGCATGGCATCCACGAGCGTCGTCTTGCCGTGGTCCACATGGGCAATGATGGCCAGGTTGCGGACGTCCTCTCTCCTTTTGAGTTCTTTCCGGTCCGTCTGCACGTGTACCGCTGCTTGTCCTTTCACTGCTACCTCCAGTGTCGCTTCTCAGGAGAATTCCACCTGTCAGCTTCCGCCGGGTGTGTCCGGCTCGCAGGAAAGCTCCAGGAGGGAAGTAAAGAAAGGCCGAAGGGTACACTTCGGCCCTTCTAAACGTAACATGTTACCGTTGTAAGTTCAAGGGGCCGTGAGCGCCGGCACACTCCTTCCCCGGCGGAGGCGGTGCATGAGCGCCCGGCCTATGCATTGGGTTGACAAGGGAAAAAATGCTGTTAGAATAGCTCGGTTAAGTACAAGTTGCAGGAGTGATTCGCATGGGTGCTGGGCGGACATATAGCGCAAAACCAGGAGAGGTTCAGCGGTCCTGGCATCTCGTGGATGCACGGGGAAAGGTCCTGGGGCGACTGGCGACTGAAGTGGCAATGGTCCTGCGGGGGAAGCGGAAGCCTCAGTTCACTCCCCATGTGGACACAGGCGACTTCGTGATCGTCGTAAACGCCGAAAAGGTGCTTCTGACCGGAAAGAAGTTGAAGCAGAAAATGTATTACCGCGCCTCGGGATATCCCGGAGGGCTCAAGGCGACCGCCGCAGGTACCTTATTGAAGAGTCATCCCGAGCGGTTAATCCAATACGCGGTCCGGGGGATGCTTCCCAAGACCAAGCTGGGGGATGCGGTGTACCGGAAGCTGAAGGTGTACGCTGGGGGGAAACATCCCCACGAGGCCCAGAAACCCGTTCCATTAGAGATTCGGTGAGACCTATGACAGTTGCCGCGACCTATTACGGGACAGGCAGACGCAAGACCGCAGTGGCGAGGGTCCGACTCAAAGAGGGGGAGGGACAGATCGTCGTCAACCGCCAGCCGCTGGGAGAGTATTTTGGCCGGGCCACCCTTCGCATGGTTATTGCCCAGCCCCTGAAGCTCACGGGTCTTGAAGGAAAGTATGACGTGATTGCGAACGTTCGGGGTGGTGGGAGTACGGGACAGGCTGAGGCCATTCGGCATGGCATCTCTCGGGCCCTCCTGGTGGTCGATGGGGGGCTCCGCCCTACCCTTCGAAAAGCGGGTCTCCTCACCAGGGATTCTCGGATCAAGGAGCGAAAGAAGTACGGACAGCGGGGTGCCCGGGCGCGATTCCAGTTCTCCAAACGGTAGAAGGAGCTTGAGTGGAACAGGGGAAGGTCACTCGGGTGACCTTCCTTTTTTTGTCTCTGGGAGAGGGAAGGCTACGTGATGAAGCGAAAGGTGGCCGTCGTTGGGGCGAGCGGTTACGCTGGCGCGGAACTCCTCCGTCTCCTCGTCCCCCATCCCGGCGTGGAGTTGGTGGCGGTCACTTCGGAAACCTATACCGCGAAGCCGGTGGTGGCCGCCTTCCCCAGCCTTACGGGTTTTGTGGATCTTTCTTTCG
The window above is part of the Candidatus Methylomirabilota bacterium genome. Proteins encoded here:
- the typA gene encoding translational GTPase TypA; translation: MQTDRKELKRREDVRNLAIIAHVDHGKTTLVDAMLWQSGIFRDNESVVERVMDSIDLEREKGITIMAKNTAIVYHTTHINIVDTPGHADFGGEVERTLNMVDGVLLLVDASEGPLPQTRFVLRKALEARLVPIVLINKIDRGDARPSEVLDEIYDLFIDLDATEEQLEFPVYYCNARKGICRTSPDGKDTPLTPLFEEILRTIPAPTYEPDSPLQFLITTLGYDDYVGRLAVGRIFNGRLSKGQAVALCRLDGQVVSSKVTGLYGYEGLRRIEIAEAGPGDIVAVTGIERVNIGETLSAVEDPRPLPPIHVDEPTIAMLFYVNNSPMAGREGQYATSRKLRERLDKEVLYNVSIRVEETESPDVFSVSGRGELQMAILIEMMRREGHEMAVGKPQVLTRSIDGVLHEPMEQLLIDSPEEFIGALTQKMGPRKGHMIQMVNHGSGRVRLEFRVPSRGLLGFRTEFLTETKGSGIMHHLFDGYEPWQGNIAHRFTGTLVADRPGRATAYAIEHLQPRGTLFISPGEEVYEGMIVGEHSRPNDLDVNITKEKKLTNMRSSTADEMAHLAPPRRLSLEQTLEFIREDELVEATPHAFRLRKKVLRAGQRKRKP
- the rplM gene encoding 50S ribosomal protein L13, with the translated sequence MGAGRTYSAKPGEVQRSWHLVDARGKVLGRLATEVAMVLRGKRKPQFTPHVDTGDFVIVVNAEKVLLTGKKLKQKMYYRASGYPGGLKATAAGTLLKSHPERLIQYAVRGMLPKTKLGDAVYRKLKVYAGGKHPHEAQKPVPLEIR
- a CDS encoding type III pantothenate kinase produces the protein MLLAIDIGNTNIVLGLFRERELVHHWRVGTRRDETSDEYGILLKNLFEVVGVPRSAVSELIIASVVPPLQPVFEELASSYFQVTPLVVGPGIRTGVPILYDNPREVGADRIVNAVAAYETYGGPAIVVDFGTATTFDAISSKGEYLGGVIAPGVGISAEALFERAAKLPRVEIVRPKIVIGKNTVGSIQAGLFYGYLGLVDGIVRRMVKEMERQPEVIGTGGLAHLILPESETVSRIDPLLSLKGLQILFDRNR
- the rpsI gene encoding 30S ribosomal protein S9; the encoded protein is MTVAATYYGTGRRKTAVARVRLKEGEGQIVVNRQPLGEYFGRATLRMVIAQPLKLTGLEGKYDVIANVRGGGSTGQAEAIRHGISRALLVVDGGLRPTLRKAGLLTRDSRIKERKKYGQRGARARFQFSKR